Proteins encoded together in one Carya illinoinensis cultivar Pawnee chromosome 3, C.illinoinensisPawnee_v1, whole genome shotgun sequence window:
- the LOC122304268 gene encoding aldehyde dehydrogenase family 7 member A1, giving the protein MGFSKKEYEFLAEIGLGPDNLGGYVNGEWKATGSVISSVNPSNNQMIAKVTEASVDDYEEGMLACNEAAKKWQCIPAPKRGEIVRQIGEALRAKLDVLGRLVSLEMGKILPEGIGEVQEIIDMCDYAVGLSRQLNGSIIPSERPDHMMLEAWNPLGIVGVITAFNFPCAVLGWNACIALVCGNCVVWKGAPTTPLITIAVTKLVAEVFEKNNLPRAIFTSFCGGAEIGQAIAKDTRIALVSFTGSSKVGMMVQQTVNERFGKCLLELSGNNAIIVMDDADIKLAVRSILFAAVGTAGQRCTTCRRLFLHESIYQKALDQLVGVYKQVKIGDPLEKETLVGPLHTRVSRDNFEKGISSIKSQGGKILVGGSVINSDGNFVQPTIVEISPDASVVKEELFGPVLYVMKFKTLEEAIEMNNSVPQGLSSSIFTRRPEAIFKWIGPHGSDCGIVNVNIPTNGAEIGGAFGGEKATGGGREAGSDSWKQYMRRSTCTINYGSELPLAQGISFGS; this is encoded by the exons ATGGGGTTCTCTAAGAAAGAGTATGAATTTCTAGCTGAGATCGGTTTGGGGCCCGATAATCTTGGTGGGTACGTAAATGGTGAATGGAAAGCAACTGGATCTGTCATCTCTTCCGTGAATCCTTCAAACAATCAG ATGATTGCTAAAGTCACGGAGGCATCTGTTGACGATTATGAGGAGGGAATGCTTGCTTGCAATGAAGCGGCCAAGAAATGGCAGTGT ATTCCTGCTCCAAAGAGAGGTGAAATTGTTAGACAGATAGGAGAAGCGCTAAGAGCCAAATTGGATGTTCTGGGTCGGCTTGTATCACTTGAGATGGGAAAGATACTTCCTGAAGGAATAGGGGAGGTTCAA GAAATTATTGATATGTGTGACTATGCTGTTGGGCTAAGCCGACAACTGAATGGATCTATCATACCTTCAGAAC GTCCAGATCATATGATGTTGGAG GCATGGAATCCACTGGGAATAGTCGGTGTAATTACTGCTTTCAACTTTCCATGCGCCGTTCTTG GGTGGAATGCCTGCATTGCGTTAGTCTGCGGCAACTGTGTTGTGTG GAAGGGTGCTCCAACAACTCCATTGATAACTATTGCGGTCACAAAGCTTGTGGCAGAGGTTTTTGAGAAGAACAACTTGCCACGTGCGATATTCACCTCTTTCTGTGGAGGTGCTGAAATTGGTCAAGCAATAGCGAAAGATACACGCATAGCACTGGTCTCATTCACTGGAAGTTCAAAG GTAGGTATGATGGTCCAACAAACAGTAAACGAAAGATTTGGTAAATGCTTGCTTGAATTAAGTGGGAACAATGCAATAATTGTTATGGATGATGCCGACATCAAGCTGGCTGTGCGTTCAATTTTATTTGCAGCTGTTGGTACAGCTGGTCAGCGCTGCACAACATGCCGTAGACTG TTTCTTCATGAAAGCATATACCAAAAGGCATTGGACCAACTCGTTGGTGTTTACAAGCAAGTCAAAATCGGGGATCCTTTGGAGAAAGAAACTCTGGTCGGACCATTACATACTCGTGTCTCAAGGGATAACTTTGAGAAGGGAATCTCAAGCATAAAATCCCAG GGAGGGAAAATCCTGGTAGGTGGATCTGTTATAAATTCAGATGGAAATTTTGTACAGCCGACCATTGTTGAGATCTCTCCAGATGCCTCCGTAGTAAAAGAAGAATTGTTTGGTCCAGTTCTGTATGTTATGAAATTTAAG ACTCTGGAAGAAGCAATTGAAATGAACAATTCTGTACCTCAAGGATTGAGTAGTTCAATCTTCACACGCAGACCTGAAGCGATATTTAAATGGATTGG GCCACATGGCAGTGATTGTGGTATCGTGAATGTGAACATACCTACAAATGGAGCTGAGATTGGTGGTGCTTTTGGTGGAGAAAAGGCAACCGGTGGTGGTCGTGAAGCTGGAAGTGACTCCTGGAAGCAATACATGCGACGCTCAACATG TACAATAAATTATGGAAGTGAACTACCGTTGGCTCAGGGAATTAGTTTTGGCTCATAA